The following coding sequences are from one Collimonas arenae window:
- a CDS encoding pyruvate, water dikinase regulatory protein, with translation MLDAAPAPLTPANRTVFFVSDGTGITAETFGHSVLTQFELRFKQVRLPFIDTLDKAYDATRKINEAYAADGKLPIVFSTLVKADLSKVIQHAKAMHMDLIQTFVEPLEKELGVKSTHTIGRSHNTANTDEYKNRIEAINFSLAHDDGQSHKNLADADVILVGVSRSGKTPTSLYLAMQFGVKAANYPLIPEDFERDKLPSGLLPFKQKIFGLTIAPDRLSEIRNERRPGSKYAALTNCRYEVNEAEKIMRREGIRWMSSTTKSIEEIAATILQDIKPDIRTF, from the coding sequence ATGCTAGATGCCGCTCCAGCCCCACTGACCCCAGCCAATCGTACAGTGTTCTTTGTTTCCGATGGCACCGGCATCACGGCGGAAACCTTCGGCCACTCGGTGCTGACCCAGTTCGAGCTACGTTTCAAGCAAGTACGCCTGCCGTTCATCGACACGCTCGACAAAGCCTATGACGCCACCCGAAAAATTAATGAAGCCTATGCCGCGGACGGCAAGCTGCCTATCGTTTTTTCGACTCTGGTGAAAGCCGACTTATCGAAAGTGATCCAGCACGCCAAGGCGATGCACATGGATTTGATCCAGACCTTTGTCGAGCCGCTGGAAAAGGAGTTAGGCGTCAAATCGACTCACACTATTGGCCGCAGCCACAATACCGCCAACACCGACGAATACAAGAACCGGATCGAAGCCATCAATTTCTCGCTGGCGCACGACGACGGCCAGTCGCACAAAAATCTGGCCGATGCCGATGTGATCCTGGTCGGCGTGTCGCGTTCTGGCAAGACCCCGACCAGTCTCTATCTGGCGATGCAGTTTGGCGTGAAGGCGGCCAATTACCCGTTGATTCCCGAAGATTTCGAAAGAGACAAGTTACCGAGCGGACTGTTGCCGTTCAAGCAAAAGATTTTCGGTCTGACCATCGCCCCTGATCGCCTGTCGGAAATCCGCAATGAGCGACGCCCTGGAAGTAAATACGCGGCGCTGACAAATTGCCGCTATGAAGTCAACGAGGCCGAAAAAATCATGCGCCGCGAGGGGATACGCTGGATGTCGTCCACCACCAAGTCGATCGAAGAAATCGCCGCGACGATCCTGCAGGATATCAAGCCGGACATACGGACCTTCTAA
- the ppsA gene encoding phosphoenolpyruvate synthase, producing the protein MTDVDSVGGKNASLGEMISQLAGAGVRVPGGFATTAQAFRDFLSHSVDGGPALADRIAERLATLNIEDVRALAQAGAEIRQWIIETPFQPRLEQEINDFYKRLVADSSSEMSFAVRSSATAEDLPDASFAGQQETFLNVVGIDNVLEAMKHVFASLYNDRAISYRVHKGFTHAEVALSAGVQRMVRSDVGAAGVMFTLDTESGFKDVVFITSSYGLGETVVQGAVNPDEFYVHKPMLEQGKLPIIRRNIGSKLIKMEFTGEAKAGRSVRTVDVPIELRNRYSLNDTEIVELAKYATIIEKHYQRPMDIEWGKDGRDGKLYILQARPETVKSQEKSTDAQQRFKLKGVGTVLTHGRAIGQKIGAGPVRVIHDASEMERVQPGDVLVADMTDPNWEPVMKRASAIVTNRGGRTCHAAIIARELGVPAVVGCGDATDVLKDGTLVTVSCAEGDEGKIYDGLLETEVSEVARGELPALPLKIMMNVGNPQLAFDFQSIPNGGVGLARLEFIINNNIGVHPRAILEYPNIDADLKKAVESVARGHASPKAFYVDKLAEGIATIAAAFWPKKVIVRLSDFKSNEYKKLIGGSRYEPDEENPMLGFRGAARYLASDFAEAFEMECQAMKRVRNDMGLTNVEIMVPFVRTLGQAEKVIGLLAKNGLVRGENDLRVIMMCEVPSNAILAEQFLDYFDGFSIGSNDLTQLTLGLDRDSGMELLAADFDERDPAILALLEKVIATCIAKGKYVGICGQGPSDHPDFAEWLMKQGIESISLNPDSVIDTWQKLAAAQ; encoded by the coding sequence ATGACGGATGTCGATTCCGTCGGAGGCAAAAATGCATCACTGGGTGAAATGATCAGCCAGCTGGCCGGCGCCGGAGTGCGGGTGCCGGGCGGCTTTGCTACGACTGCGCAGGCATTCCGCGACTTTCTGTCGCATAGTGTCGACGGTGGACCGGCCTTGGCCGACCGCATCGCAGAACGCCTGGCAACCTTGAATATCGAAGACGTGCGGGCACTGGCGCAAGCCGGCGCCGAGATTCGTCAATGGATCATTGAAACCCCGTTCCAGCCGCGCCTGGAACAGGAAATCAATGATTTCTACAAACGCCTGGTAGCAGATTCTTCCAGCGAAATGTCGTTTGCCGTGCGTTCTTCCGCAACCGCGGAAGATTTGCCGGACGCTTCTTTCGCTGGTCAGCAGGAAACTTTCCTCAACGTGGTCGGCATCGACAACGTGCTGGAAGCGATGAAACACGTGTTCGCCTCCTTGTATAACGACCGCGCGATCTCCTATCGCGTGCACAAAGGCTTTACCCACGCCGAAGTTGCGTTGTCGGCCGGTGTGCAGCGTATGGTGCGTTCCGACGTCGGCGCTGCCGGCGTCATGTTCACGCTGGATACCGAATCCGGTTTCAAGGATGTGGTGTTCATCACGTCGAGCTACGGCCTGGGTGAGACAGTAGTGCAGGGCGCGGTGAATCCGGACGAATTCTACGTCCACAAGCCAATGCTGGAACAAGGCAAGCTGCCGATCATCCGCCGCAACATCGGCTCCAAGCTGATCAAGATGGAATTCACCGGCGAAGCCAAGGCCGGCCGTTCGGTTCGCACCGTTGATGTGCCGATTGAGCTGCGTAACCGCTATTCGCTGAACGATACTGAAATCGTCGAACTGGCCAAATACGCCACCATCATTGAGAAGCACTATCAGCGTCCGATGGATATCGAGTGGGGCAAGGATGGCCGCGATGGCAAGTTGTACATTTTGCAGGCGCGTCCGGAAACCGTGAAGTCGCAGGAAAAATCCACCGACGCGCAGCAGCGTTTCAAGCTCAAGGGCGTTGGTACCGTACTGACTCATGGCCGTGCTATCGGCCAGAAGATCGGTGCCGGTCCAGTGCGCGTGATTCATGACGCGTCTGAAATGGAACGGGTTCAACCAGGCGACGTGCTGGTTGCTGACATGACCGACCCTAACTGGGAACCGGTGATGAAGCGTGCTTCGGCGATCGTCACCAACCGTGGCGGCCGTACCTGTCACGCGGCGATTATCGCGCGCGAACTGGGCGTGCCGGCAGTGGTCGGTTGCGGCGACGCTACCGACGTGCTGAAGGACGGCACGCTGGTCACCGTCTCTTGCGCCGAAGGCGACGAAGGCAAGATTTATGACGGCCTGCTGGAAACTGAGGTGTCCGAAGTGGCGCGCGGCGAGCTGCCGGCGCTGCCGTTGAAGATCATGATGAACGTTGGTAACCCGCAGCTGGCTTTCGACTTCCAGTCGATTCCGAATGGCGGTGTCGGCCTCGCGCGCCTGGAATTCATCATCAACAACAACATCGGCGTGCATCCGCGTGCGATCCTGGAATATCCGAACATCGATGCCGATCTGAAGAAGGCGGTTGAATCGGTCGCGCGTGGCCATGCTTCGCCGAAGGCATTCTATGTCGACAAGCTGGCTGAAGGTATCGCCACCATCGCCGCCGCTTTCTGGCCAAAGAAAGTCATTGTGCGCCTGTCCGACTTCAAGTCGAACGAGTACAAGAAACTGATCGGCGGTTCGCGTTACGAACCTGATGAAGAAAATCCGATGCTGGGTTTCCGTGGCGCCGCCCGTTACCTGGCCAGCGACTTTGCCGAAGCATTCGAAATGGAATGCCAGGCCATGAAGCGGGTGCGTAATGACATGGGCCTGACCAACGTCGAGATCATGGTGCCTTTCGTTCGTACGCTTGGACAAGCCGAAAAAGTCATCGGTTTGCTGGCCAAGAACGGCCTGGTGCGCGGCGAGAACGATTTGCGCGTGATCATGATGTGCGAAGTGCCATCGAATGCGATCCTGGCCGAGCAGTTCCTGGATTACTTCGACGGTTTCTCGATCGGCTCCAACGACCTGACCCAGCTCACGCTTGGCCTGGACCGCGATTCCGGTATGGAATTGCTGGCAGCTGATTTCGATGAGCGCGATCCAGCTATCCTGGCGTTGCTGGAAAAGGTGATTGCGACCTGTATCGCCAAGGGCAAGTACGTCGGTATCTGCGGCCAGGGCCCATCGGATCATCCGGATTTTGCGGAATGGCTGATGAAGCAGGGCATCGAATCAATTTCGCTGAATCCTGATTCGGTGATCGATACCTGGCAGAAGCTGGCAGCCGCGCAATAA
- a CDS encoding TrmH family RNA methyltransferase: MKTITSTANPLYKELKHLATNAHARRKAGRSLLDGIHLCEAYLQHVGLPALCVVSQSALEHHEAAPLIAQCQAGAVSGIVLPDSQYQALSQVEHGVGLLFVIETPHVVVPAALTQSAVLLDNLQDPGNLGSILRSAAAAGIKQIYCSEGTASAWSPKVLRAGMGAHFILEIFEGVDLAALMASAQVPVLATSSYATQSIYQADLSGALAWLFGHEGQGVAEDLLQLASQQVVIPHRGQMESLNVAAAAAVCFFEQLRQS; this comes from the coding sequence ATGAAAACCATCACATCCACGGCCAATCCACTGTACAAGGAACTCAAGCATCTCGCCACCAACGCCCATGCGCGGCGCAAGGCCGGGCGCAGCCTGCTGGATGGCATCCATCTGTGCGAAGCCTATCTGCAGCATGTCGGTTTGCCGGCATTGTGCGTGGTGAGCCAGAGCGCGCTGGAGCACCATGAAGCCGCTCCCTTGATTGCGCAGTGCCAGGCGGGCGCTGTGTCGGGCATTGTCTTGCCGGATTCGCAGTACCAGGCGCTGAGCCAGGTCGAACATGGCGTCGGCCTGCTATTCGTGATTGAAACGCCGCATGTGGTCGTGCCTGCCGCGCTGACGCAATCGGCGGTGCTGCTCGACAATCTGCAGGATCCGGGCAATCTCGGTTCGATCCTGCGCAGTGCGGCGGCGGCGGGCATCAAACAGATCTACTGTTCGGAAGGCACGGCTTCGGCATGGTCGCCGAAGGTGCTGCGGGCCGGGATGGGCGCGCATTTCATCCTGGAGATTTTTGAAGGCGTTGACCTGGCCGCCTTGATGGCCAGCGCGCAGGTACCGGTGCTGGCGACCAGCTCCTATGCTACCCAAAGCATCTACCAGGCCGATTTGAGCGGCGCGCTGGCTTGGCTGTTCGGCCATGAAGGGCAGGGGGTTGCCGAGGATTTGCTGCAATTGGCGAGCCAGCAAGTCGTGATTCCGCATCGCGGGCAGATGGAGTCACTGAATGTGGCTGCGGCTGCGGCGGTGTGTTTTTTTGAGCAGTTGCGGCAAAGCTGA
- the fabZ gene encoding 3-hydroxyacyl-ACP dehydratase FabZ, which produces MNSATNTLDINQIKKYLPHRYPLLLVDRVLNWESGKSITAIKNVTINEEFFNGHFPNKPVMPGVLTIEALAQTAALLSFLTEGRTPDENTVVYFLGIDNARFRRPVEPGDQIKLDVEIVRVVRGIWKYKAIASVDGELAVEAEFMCTMRTAVSPTIGAAAAATPAA; this is translated from the coding sequence ATGAATAGCGCAACCAACACACTCGACATCAATCAGATCAAAAAATACCTGCCGCATCGCTATCCGCTGCTGCTGGTTGATCGCGTATTGAACTGGGAAAGCGGCAAGTCGATCACGGCAATCAAGAATGTCACGATCAACGAAGAGTTTTTCAACGGCCATTTCCCTAACAAACCGGTGATGCCGGGTGTCTTGACGATCGAAGCGCTGGCGCAAACCGCCGCACTGCTGTCGTTCCTGACTGAAGGCCGTACGCCGGACGAGAACACCGTGGTGTACTTCCTCGGCATCGACAATGCGCGCTTCCGTCGTCCGGTTGAACCGGGCGACCAGATCAAGCTGGACGTTGAAATCGTCCGCGTAGTCCGCGGCATCTGGAAGTACAAGGCGATTGCCAGCGTCGATGGCGAACTGGCGGTCGAAGCCGAATTCATGTGCACCATGCGCACTGCGGTCAGCCCAACCATCGGCGCCGCAGCCGCTGCTACACCTGCTGCGTGA
- the lpxA gene encoding acyl-ACP--UDP-N-acetylglucosamine O-acyltransferase, translating to MTRIHPTALIDPKAALDSTVEVGAYSVIGPHVSIGPNTKIGPHVVIEGHTTIGRDNAIFQFGSIGAAPQDKKYAGEPTRLEIGDRNTIREFVTLNLGTVQDGSVTRIGDDNWVMAYVHVAHDCQIGSNTTIANNATLAGHVHIGDWVLLGGFTTVHQFCRIGAHAMTAFTAAVSQDVPPFVTAAGNRAEPVGINSEGLRRRGFSSEQIMAVKRAYRTVYRSGLAQEDALAALAQEEAKVPDSAEYLKLMREFIASSTRGIIR from the coding sequence ATGACGCGCATTCATCCTACCGCCCTCATCGATCCGAAGGCGGCGCTCGATAGTACAGTGGAAGTCGGCGCTTACTCGGTAATCGGTCCTCATGTTTCGATTGGTCCCAACACCAAGATCGGCCCGCACGTAGTGATTGAGGGGCATACGACGATCGGTCGCGACAATGCGATTTTCCAGTTCGGCTCGATCGGCGCTGCACCGCAGGACAAGAAATACGCTGGCGAACCGACGCGTCTGGAAATCGGCGACCGCAACACCATCCGCGAATTCGTCACGCTTAATCTTGGCACGGTCCAGGATGGCAGTGTCACTCGTATCGGCGACGATAACTGGGTGATGGCCTATGTACACGTTGCGCATGACTGCCAGATCGGCAGCAACACTACCATTGCCAACAATGCAACATTGGCTGGCCACGTGCATATCGGCGATTGGGTGCTGCTGGGTGGATTTACCACCGTGCACCAGTTTTGCCGCATCGGTGCCCATGCGATGACCGCATTTACTGCTGCCGTCAGCCAGGATGTGCCGCCGTTCGTGACCGCAGCCGGCAATCGCGCCGAACCGGTCGGCATCAACAGCGAAGGCTTGCGCCGCCGTGGTTTCAGCAGCGAGCAGATCATGGCGGTCAAGCGTGCCTACCGGACTGTCTATCGTTCCGGCCTGGCGCAGGAAGATGCGCTGGCGGCGCTGGCCCAAGAAGAGGCCAAAGTGCCGGACTCAGCTGAATATTTGAAACTGATGCGCGAATTCATCGCATCCTCGACGCGCGGCATCATCCGCTGA
- the lpxB gene encoding lipid-A-disaccharide synthase, whose translation MAENDSNVAVAMVAGEASGDLLASRLLSGLRPHLPDARMYGIGGAKMAEYGFVSDWPMEKLSVNGLFEVLAHYRELKGIQNTLRDRLLADKPNVFIGVDAPDFNFGLEAQLRQAGIPTVHFIGPSIWAWRGSRITKIARAASHMLVIFPFEEEIYRKAGIPVTYVGHPLAQVIPMVPDVAAARSTLGLPVDSRVVAIMPGSRMGELKYNAIAFVQAAKILAQRDPGMRFIAPMAGARQSRFFSELVAQAGLQDVPIQLLDGQSHAAMAAADAVLVASGTASLEVALYKKPMVIAYKMMRATWEILRHMSYQPWIGLPNILAREFLVPELLQNAATPQALADALWKQLEDEPHKAMLRQRFTDMHHSLLRDTASESAQAVLNIIEQQQNKRSSSILRG comes from the coding sequence ATGGCGGAGAACGATTCCAACGTAGCTGTAGCAATGGTCGCGGGTGAAGCTTCCGGCGACTTGCTGGCCAGCCGCCTGCTGTCCGGCTTGCGGCCGCACCTGCCGGATGCGCGGATGTACGGCATCGGCGGCGCCAAGATGGCGGAATACGGCTTTGTCAGCGACTGGCCGATGGAAAAGCTGTCGGTTAACGGCTTGTTCGAAGTGCTCGCTCACTACCGCGAACTCAAGGGCATCCAAAACACACTGCGCGATCGCTTGCTGGCGGATAAGCCGAATGTGTTCATCGGTGTCGATGCGCCCGACTTCAACTTCGGCCTGGAGGCGCAATTGCGCCAGGCCGGGATTCCCACCGTGCATTTCATTGGGCCTTCTATCTGGGCCTGGCGTGGCAGCCGTATCACGAAGATCGCCCGGGCGGCTTCGCACATGCTGGTGATCTTTCCGTTTGAAGAAGAGATTTACCGCAAGGCCGGGATTCCTGTCACTTATGTCGGCCATCCGCTGGCGCAGGTGATTCCAATGGTGCCCGATGTCGCCGCAGCACGCAGTACGTTGGGCTTGCCCGTTGACAGCCGCGTGGTGGCGATCATGCCGGGCAGCCGCATGGGTGAACTGAAGTACAACGCGATCGCATTTGTGCAAGCGGCGAAGATACTGGCGCAGCGCGATCCCGGTATGCGCTTCATTGCGCCGATGGCGGGTGCGCGTCAGAGTAGATTTTTCAGCGAGTTGGTGGCGCAGGCCGGTTTGCAGGATGTGCCGATCCAGTTGCTGGATGGCCAGTCGCACGCGGCGATGGCCGCTGCTGACGCTGTGCTGGTGGCATCGGGCACCGCGTCGCTCGAAGTGGCGCTGTACAAGAAGCCGATGGTGATCGCCTACAAAATGATGCGCGCTACCTGGGAAATTCTGCGCCACATGAGTTATCAGCCGTGGATCGGCTTGCCGAATATCCTGGCGCGCGAATTCCTGGTGCCGGAACTGTTGCAGAACGCCGCCACACCTCAGGCGCTGGCCGATGCTTTATGGAAGCAGCTCGAAGATGAGCCGCACAAGGCCATGCTGCGGCAACGATTCACCGACATGCATCACAGCTTGCTGCGCGACACCGCCAGCGAGAGTGCGCAGGCCGTATTGAATATCATCGAACAACAACAGAACAAGCGTTCGTCCAGCATTCTGCGCGGCTGA
- a CDS encoding OmpH family outer membrane protein, translating into MCLLSVAPAHADDGSKIAFVSSERILREAAPAKAAQSKIEAEFSKRDKDLQDLAARLKATADKLDKDSAVISESERIRRQRELSDMDKDFQRKQREFREDLNQRRNEELAIVLERSTKAIKQIAEAEKYDIVFQEGGVYVSPRIDITDKVLKILNK; encoded by the coding sequence ATGTGTTTATTGTCGGTGGCGCCGGCACATGCTGACGACGGTTCAAAAATTGCTTTTGTCAGCAGTGAACGTATCCTGCGCGAAGCGGCACCTGCCAAGGCCGCTCAATCCAAGATCGAAGCTGAATTTTCCAAGCGCGACAAAGACTTGCAGGATCTGGCAGCTCGTCTGAAGGCAACTGCAGACAAGCTGGACAAGGATTCGGCGGTGATTTCGGAGTCGGAGCGGATCCGCCGCCAGCGTGAACTGAGCGATATGGATAAGGATTTCCAACGCAAGCAACGTGAATTCCGCGAAGACCTGAACCAGCGCCGTAACGAGGAATTGGCGATTGTGCTGGAGCGTTCGACCAAGGCCATCAAGCAGATTGCTGAAGCGGAAAAGTACGATATTGTGTTCCAGGAAGGCGGCGTCTATGTCAGCCCACGTATCGATATCACCGACAAAGTATTGAAGATCCTCAACAAGTAA
- the rnhB gene encoding ribonuclease HII, translating into MSDSNLSLFNYDDYEGEIICGVDEAGRGPLAGPVFAAAVILDPQRPLIGVRDSKKLTAERREALAEQIKANALAWAIAECSEEEIDSLNILQATMLAMRRAVEGLSTLPTLALIDGNRCPTLSIRSEAIVKGDDKVQAISAASILAKTARDAALQVLHEQYPHYAFDQHKGYPTALHMERLRLHGVSPVHRKSYAPVRALLGVKPATA; encoded by the coding sequence ATGTCCGATTCCAATCTTTCTCTTTTTAATTACGACGACTACGAAGGCGAGATCATCTGCGGTGTCGACGAAGCCGGTCGCGGCCCGTTGGCAGGGCCGGTATTCGCGGCGGCGGTGATTCTCGATCCGCAACGGCCGCTGATCGGCGTACGCGATTCAAAAAAATTGACTGCCGAGCGGCGCGAGGCGCTGGCTGAACAGATCAAGGCCAATGCTTTAGCCTGGGCAATTGCCGAATGTTCTGAAGAGGAAATCGATTCGCTCAATATTTTGCAGGCCACCATGCTAGCGATGCGGCGCGCGGTGGAGGGCTTGTCGACATTGCCGACGCTGGCGCTGATCGACGGCAACCGTTGTCCAACACTCAGCATTCGCTCCGAGGCTATCGTCAAAGGCGATGACAAGGTACAGGCCATTTCGGCCGCATCGATCCTGGCCAAGACCGCGCGCGATGCAGCGCTGCAGGTATTGCACGAACAATATCCACACTACGCTTTCGACCAGCACAAGGGCTATCCGACCGCATTGCACATGGAGCGGTTACGGCTGCATGGCGTGTCGCCGGTGCATCGTAAATCCTACGCGCCGGTGCGCGCCTTGCTGGGCGTCAAGCCGGCAACAGCATGA
- the lpxD gene encoding UDP-3-O-(3-hydroxymyristoyl)glucosamine N-acyltransferase: MSTRLKELVESLGGQLIGDADTQVSGIAPLSDATASQITFLSNPKFRPQVAQTQAAAIILSAADDAVVGADYHGARIVAANPYAYFAKAAQFFAARNAIPVVPGIHPAATVDPGAHVAASAHIGPNVVIEDGAVIGEKARIEAGCVIGRGVKIGSDSCLYPNVTVYAACEIGARVIIHSGVVIGADGFGFANEGGTWVKIPQTGRVLIGDDVEIGANTTIDRGALADTVIEEGVKLDNQIQIAHNCHIGAHTAIAACAGIAGSARIGKYCSIGGAAMIHGHITIVDHVHVSAGTLALRSISEPGQYTGFYPIAKHGDWEKSAALVRNLNGMREKIRALEKSVKQLTEKDNE, translated from the coding sequence ATGAGCACTCGGCTGAAAGAATTGGTCGAAAGCTTGGGTGGCCAATTGATCGGTGATGCGGATACGCAAGTTTCCGGCATTGCGCCACTGAGCGACGCAACCGCCTCCCAGATCACCTTTCTCTCCAATCCCAAGTTTCGACCCCAGGTAGCGCAAACGCAAGCGGCTGCTATTATCCTGTCTGCTGCGGATGATGCCGTGGTCGGCGCCGATTACCATGGCGCGCGTATTGTCGCCGCTAATCCGTACGCGTATTTTGCCAAGGCCGCGCAGTTTTTCGCGGCGCGCAATGCGATCCCTGTCGTTCCCGGCATTCATCCGGCGGCCACTGTCGATCCGGGCGCACACGTAGCGGCTAGTGCCCATATTGGACCGAATGTGGTGATTGAGGATGGCGCCGTGATCGGTGAAAAGGCCAGGATCGAAGCCGGATGTGTGATCGGGCGGGGCGTAAAGATCGGTTCTGATAGTTGTCTTTATCCCAATGTCACTGTGTACGCAGCCTGCGAGATCGGTGCGCGGGTGATCATTCACTCCGGCGTTGTGATCGGCGCCGATGGCTTTGGCTTTGCCAATGAAGGCGGGACTTGGGTGAAGATTCCGCAAACCGGCCGGGTGCTGATCGGCGACGATGTTGAAATCGGCGCCAATACCACCATCGATCGCGGTGCGTTGGCCGATACGGTGATTGAGGAGGGCGTGAAACTGGATAATCAGATCCAGATCGCCCACAACTGCCATATCGGCGCGCATACTGCGATTGCCGCCTGTGCAGGGATTGCCGGCAGCGCCCGGATCGGCAAATATTGCTCGATCGGCGGCGCCGCGATGATCCACGGTCACATTACCATCGTCGATCACGTGCATGTGTCAGCGGGTACGCTGGCGCTGCGCTCGATCTCCGAACCTGGCCAGTACACTGGCTTTTACCCGATTGCCAAGCACGGCGATTGGGAAAAATCTGCAGCCTTGGTACGCAATCTGAACGGAATGCGTGAGAAAATCCGGGCTCTGGAAAAATCTGTCAAACAGCTTACCGAAAAAGATAATGAATAG